One window of the Lodderomyces elongisporus chromosome 6, complete sequence genome contains the following:
- the CLN2 gene encoding G1/S-specific cyclin, with product MSNTTTSPDAFHQTRVVQASLKSSNYKLQQMEHRAHNNSVSEYQLDVLQHLLSAEVNTLPSLPLIEQQPEIKLSMRPLLLDFLFEVITILNLSRSTFPLTVNLIDRYCSTRIVKKQHYQLLGLTSLWISCKNLDSKFKIPTLNDLRKICVDSYNKELFIEMEKHILKSLEWVVNAPTCDSFIDHFLSLLLAVGDSNSIVIKQFYQKIRVTAYYLGELFQFYPNMYFDYTSSQIAILAIMSSISMSKLSINLMTVLQFYNAILVQATQEEQVTHEEQPSRILAIENFQQVFKNIRFLTVPNSLQQKYAMYGRGSNGHSHNNSNNNNNNNNIKTQTLLPPKTPKVSMPLTPGPSPEEKFDRKRREALDSVSEGQGHGNATGGTSTAPALKRQKSCSAAYTTNAITNTNTNSNGHGHGHGHDNANGNATNYRV from the coding sequence ATGTCAAACACAACTACATCTCCAGATGCGTTCCATCAGACAAGGGTTGTTCAGGCACTGTTAAAGTCATCCAACTACAAGTTGCAGCAAATGGAGCATAGAGCCCACAACAATAGTGTTTCCGAATACCAATTGGATGTGTTGCAACACTTGTTGTCAGCAGAGGTCAACACACTACCAAGCTTGCCATTGATTGAGCAACAGCCGGAGATTAAATTGAGCATGAGaccattgttgttggatTTCCTTTTCGAAGTGATTACCATCCTCAACTTGTCGCGCTCTACATTTCCCTTGACAGTTAACTTGATTGACCGTTATTGTTCCACGCGGATAGTTAAGAAGCAACACTATCAACTATTGGGATTGACCTCGCTATGGATCAGCTGTAAGAACTTGGACTCCAAGTTCAAGATTCCCACATTGAATGACTTGAGAAAGATTTGCGTTGATAGTTATAACAAGGAGTTGTTTATCGAGATGGAGAAGCACATTTTGAAATCATTGGAGTGGGTAGTTAATGCACCAACGTGTGATTCCTTTATTGACCATTTCCTAAGTCTATTGCTCGCCGTTGGCGACTCCAATTCCATTGTGATTAAACAATTTTATCAAAAGATTAGAGTTACAGCTTACTATCTTGGCGAGTTGTTCCAATTCTACCCTAATATGTATTTCGACTATACGTCGTCGCAGATTGCCATCTTGGCCATCATGTCTAGTATCTCGATGCTGAAGTTGTCGATCAACTTGATGACTGTTTTGCAATTCTACAATGCCATCTTGGTGCAAGCCACACAAGAGGAACAAGTTACACACGAGGAACAACCATCAAGAATATTGGCGATTGAAAACTTCCAACAAGTGTTTAAGAACATTAGATTCTTGACTGTTCCAAATAGTCTTCAGCAAAAATACGCCATGTATGGAAGAGGCAGTAACGGCCACAgccacaacaacagcaacaataataataataataacaacatcAAGACTCAAACACTATTACCACCAAAGACACCTAAAGTGTCGATGCCATTGACGCCAGGTCCTAGCCCCGAAGAGAAATTTGATAGAAAAAGACGCGAGGCATTGGACTCTGTGAGCGAAGGACAAGGTCATGGGAATGCTACTGGTGGCACACTGACGGCACCTGCGTtaaagagacaaaagagTTGTTCAGCTGCCTACACGACTAATGCGAttaccaataccaataccaatagCAATGGTCATGGTCATGGTCATGGTCATGATAATGCCAATGGTAATGCCACTAATTATAGAGTatag